The following are from one region of the Salvia hispanica cultivar TCC Black 2014 chromosome 1, UniMelb_Shisp_WGS_1.0, whole genome shotgun sequence genome:
- the LOC125189204 gene encoding (+)-bornyl diphosphate synthase, chloroplastic-like codes for MSTISIMHVTIISKPANYLQNMVTGASKAKRLPPRTTPASRLRASCSTRPEAHQIRRRSGNYRPSRWDFSYIQSLNTPYKEERHLDREAELIVQVKILIKEKMEPVQQLELIDDLKYLGISHFFQNEIKHILGCVYNEHKWFHNMEGDEQRDLYFTALGFRILRQHGFHVPQEVFNCFKNENGNDFKASLARDTKGMLQLYEAAFLLNKGEETLELARQFSTKCLQRKLEDDETDNDLSSWIRRSLEIPLHWRTPNLEARWFLDAYALRPDMNPTIFELAKLHFNIVQATQLEELKDVSRWWKNSGLVEKLPFVRDMVVESYFWAVGVFEAHQCGYERKMVAKATTLITALDDVYDIYGTLDELELFTEAIRRWDIESINRLPDYLQLFYSVIHNFVSELARDISKEDDITCLHRAWVDLVEAYLQEAKWYHRGYTPSMEEYLNNSIISIGVPAVISQLHFMFAAAEEKPVMEDLCKYDNVIRLSGMLVRLPDDLGTSQLEMKRGDVAKSIQCYMEKQNASEEEAEEHVRFLIREAWKEINTCMADYPTGDDLLQVIANTGRVAQFMYLDGDGYHSQLHQRIASMLFQQYH; via the exons ATGTCTACCATTAGCATCATGCATGTAACAATCATTAGCAAGCCAGCAAATTATCTCCAAAACATGGTCACGGGAGCTTCCAAGGCGAAGCGTCTCCCTCCCCGTACTACACCCGCCTCTCGCCTCCGCGCTTCTTGCTCCACAAGACCAGAAGCTCATCAAATCCGACGACGCTCTGGAAACTATAGGCCTTCCCGTTGGGATTTCAGCTACATTCAGTCTCTCAACACTCCATATAAG GAAGAGAGACACTTGGACAGGGAAGCAGAGCTAATTGTGCAAGTTAAGATTTTGATTAAGGAAAAAATGGAGCCTGTCCAACAGTTAGAGTTGATTGATGACTTGAAATATTTGGGAATCTctcattttttccaaaatgagatTAAGCATATTTTAGGTTGTGTATATAATGAGCACAAATGGTTCCACAATATGGAAGGTGATGAACAAAGGGATTTGTATTTCACAGCTCTTGGATTTAGAATTCTCAGACAACATGGTTTCCATGTTCCCCAAG AggtttttaattgtttcaaGAACGAGAATGGTAATGATTTCAAGGCAAGCCTTGCTCGAGATACCAAAGGAATGTTGCAACTTTACGAAGCGGCTTTCCTTTTAAATAAAGGTGAGGAGACACTAGAGCTTGCAAGACAATTTTCTACTAAATGTCTCCAAAGAAAACTAGAAGATGATGAAACTGACAACGATCTTTCATCATGGATTCGCCGTTCTCTGGAGATTCCTCTTCATTGGAGAACACCAAATCTAGAGGCAAGATGGTTCTTGGATGCATATGCGTTGAGACCCGACATGAATCCAACCATCTTTGAGCTTGCCAAACTACATTTCAACATTGTTCAAGCAACACAATTAGAAGAACTCAAAGATGTCTCAAG GTGGTGGAAAAATTCAGGCCTAGTTGAGAAACTCCCATTTGTGAGGGATATGGTGGTGGAAAGCTACTTTTGGGCAGTTGGAGTGTTCGAAGCTCATCAATGTGGGTATGAACGAAAAATGGTTGCGAAGGCTACTACTCTGATAACAGCTCTCGATGATGTTTACGATATCTACGGTACACTAGACGAACTTGAATTGTTCACGGAAGCGATTAGAAG ATGGGATATTGAGTCAATCAACAGGCTTCCCGATTACTTGCAATTGTTTTATTCCGTAATCCACAACTTTGTTTCCGAATTAGCACGTGATATTTCTAAAGAAGATGATATCACATGTCTACACAGAGCG TGGGTGGATTTGGTTGAAGCATATTTACAAGAGGCAAAGTGGTACCACAGAGGATATACACCAAGCATGGAAGAATATCTTAACAACTCCATCATTTCAATAGGGGTTCCTGCGGTGATATCTCAACTTCATTTTATGTTTGCTGCAGCCGAAGAAAAACCGGTTATGGAGGACTTGTGCAAATACGACAACGTAATTCGCCTTTCCGGGATGCTTGTACGACTTCCTGATGATCTAGGAACATCACAG CTTGAGATGAAGAGAGGTGATGTGGCAAAATCAATCCAATGCTACATGGAGAAACAAAATGCTAGCGAGGAAGAGGCAGAAGAACACGTGAGGTTTCTGATAAGGGAGGCGTGGAAGGAGATAAACACGTGCATGGCAGACTATCCAACGGGTGATGATTTGCTTCAGGTTATAGCTAATACCGGAAGAGTGGCGCAGTTTATGTATCTCGACGGAGATGGATACCACTCTCAATTACATCAACGGATTGCAAGCATGTTGTTTCAGCAATATCACTAA
- the LOC125201004 gene encoding putative transferase At4g12130, mitochondrial encodes MHGLNSSLRLLTSKFFSTQPNLHCAGPTACLLKTRSIIRFSGPETFKFLQGLLTNDVRSLDDPQTAAAPVYAAMLTPQGRFLYDFFLYRPPRPDPGELEVYADVDGSVVDELLAALKKYRLRSKVDIENVGEDFSCWQRFGRGLELDSSQGNNIGWNWHNDPRLTCLGYRGIFPSNATPPLVEEDKETDERNFLLWRLEKGVAEGSSEIPKGEAIPLEYNLVGLNAISFDKGCYVGQELVARTHHRGVIRKRLIPVRFLSISAKEAEQQVSPGSEVIGSASKKKAGTVTTALGSCGLALVRLEEAFKETGALTINGREDIKVETIRPKWWPPEWFLHQQQKM; translated from the exons ATGCATGGCCTCAACTCCTCTCTCCGCCTCCTTACATCCAAATTCTTCTCCACGCAGCCCAATCTCCATTGCGCCGGCCCCACGGCGTGTCTCTTAAAAACCCGATCCATAATCCGGTTCAGCGGACCCGAAACCTTCAAGTTCCTCCAAGGTCTCCTCACCAACGACGTCCGGAGCTTGGACGATCCGCAAACTGCGGCGGCGCCGGTGTACGCCGCGATGCTGACTCCTCAAGGGAGGTTTCTCTACGATTTTTTCTTGTACAGACCGCCCCGCCCCGACCCGGGTGAGCTGGAGGTTTATGCGGATGTGGATGGATCCGTCGTCGACGAGCTCTTGGCTGCCTTGAAAAA ATATCGTTTGAGGTCCAAGGTCGATATTGAGAATGTCGGGGAGGATTTTTCGTGCTGGCAACGGTTTGGTCGGGGCCTTGAACTTGACTCTTCGCAGGGAAATAACATTGGTTGGAATTGGCATAACGATCCACGACTGACTTGTCTAGGATATAGGGGCATCTTTCCATCTAATGCAACAC CGCCTCTAGTCGAGGAGGACAAGGAAACGGATGAACGAAACTTTCTTCTTTGGAGATTAGAGAAGGGAGTTGCAGAAGGCTCTTCTGAGATTCCAAAGG GTGAGGCAATACCACTTGAATACAATCTTGTTGGTCTAAATGCTATAAGCTTTGACAAGGGATGTTATGTTGGCCAAGAACTTGTTGCTCGTACACATCACCGTGGAGTAATCCGAAAACGTTTGATTCCTGTTCGATTCTTGAGTATTAGCGCAAAAG AGGCGGAGCAACAAGTATCTCCAGGTTCGGAAGTGATAGGCAGTGCGTCTAAAAAGAAAGCCGGGACGGTCACGACTGCCCTTGGGTCTTGTGGTTTGGCACTCGTGCGCTTGGAGGAAGCTTTCAAAGAGACGGGTGCCTTGACCATCAATGGCCGGGAAGATATCAAAGTCGAGACTATTAGGCCAAAATGGTGGCCTCCGGAGTGGTTTCTTCATCAGCAACAGAAGATGTAG
- the LOC125201562 gene encoding ribosomal protein L11 methyltransferase, translating to MSLSLSSLRSHFFKHFKFNGRASSFSSLHRRIHRNPPPLSCFSLFPPIGAGQLQQQRSAAANYSTLPFNNGDSHNSFTSPYLSVHICCPKHISDALSESLMCFGASSTTIDEQNGSDTDEIWIGSTFDVEQDVNECIALAADSVGLQAIPKYKVEKQDHMDWIKQTQESFRPVEIEEGLWIVPEWRKPPDPQATNIILNPGLAFGTGEHPTTKLCLLLLRRLIKGGEYFLDYGTGSGVLAIAALKFGAHLSVGFDIEAQAITSARHNATLNKIGSQELKLSLVPSKDGAQFESDGISADEPYDSKIIAEKDKYDVVIANILLYPLLDLADRIVSYAKPGATVAISGIISEQVPVVMERYSQLLEDINISMMDDWACISGVKKA from the exons ATGTCACTTTCACTCTCTTCTCTTCGCAGTCATTTCTTCAAACACTTTAAGTTCAACGGTCGAGCCTCCAGTTTCTCCTCCTTGCACCGCCGCATTCACCGGAACCCTCCTCCTCTGAGCTGCTTTTCGCTCTTCCCCCCAATCGGAGCAGGTCAGTTGCAGCAGCAACGGTCTGCCGCTGCTAATTACTCCACACTTCCATTCAACAATGGCGATAGCCACAATTCATTCACTTCGCCTTACCTTTCCGTTCATATTTGCTGCCCAAAACACATCTCT GACGCGCTGTCGGAGTCTCTCATGTGTTTTGGAGCGAGTTCTACCACCATCGACGAACAAAACGGCTCCGATACCGATGAG ATATGGATCGGTTCTACGTTCGATGTAGAACAGGATGTTAACGAGTGCATTGCACTAGCTGCGGACTCGGTTGGATTGCAAGCGATACCTAAATACAAAGTTGAAAAGCAAGATCACATGGATTGGATTAAACAAACTCAG GAATCTTTTCGACCCGTGGAAATAGAAGAGGGCCTCTGGATTGTGCCTGAATGGAGAAAACCCCCA GATCCTCAAGCAAcgaacataattttaaatccCGGTTTGGCATTTGGAACCGGGGAACATCCTACGACAAAGCTGTGTCTACTGCTGCTGCGTCGGCTAATAAAAGGAGGAGAGTACTTCCTTGACTATGGCACAGGATCTGGAGTTCTTGCAATAGCTGCACTCAAG TTTGGAGCGCATCTTTCGGTTGGATTTGACATAGAGGCACAGGCGATCACATCAGCACGCCACAACGCCACTCTGAACAAGATAGGATCGCAGGAGTTGAAGCTGAGTCTCGTTCCTAGCAAGGACGGTGCTCAATTTGAGAGCGACGGCATCAGTGCTGACGAGCCATACGACTCGAAGATCATTGCTGAGAAAGACAAGTATGATGTGGTTATTGCTAACATACTGCTGTATCCCCTGCTGGACTTGGCGGACCGGATTGTCTCGTATGCGAAACCCGGTGCCACAGTCGCCATCTCCGGGATCATATCCGAGCAG GTCCCTGTGGTGATGGAACGGTATTCTCAGTTGTTGGAAGACATCAATATATCAATGATGGATGATTGGGCATGCATTAGTGGTGTCAAGAAAGCATAA
- the LOC125201563 gene encoding PRA1 family protein H — LFCVNKSRVFPPKKQKSLNPKQMFDPNPLSLSVPESEFESWLRDSGYLEIVDQRSTDLHRISTAAKPSDSAAESATAKISSSGAFLVSRFFSRVWTLLSLLTFNPFAKLAATDFSGDTPPWTVAFFGSSESYSFPSSRSQARLRVHENVKRFARNYTTLFFLFFACSLYQLPLALFGLLSCLALWDAFRFSGGRWRLDGYPLLREALIRAAQCLAAVILFISNVQFAVFCATGVSFAVMILHASFRKLTPAKQPDLRGGQRTMARGHG; from the exons ttattctgtGTAAATAAAAGTAGAGTTTTTCCTCCCAAAAAACAGAAGTCACTGAACCCGAAACAGATGTTCGACCCGAACCCGCTATCTCTAAGCGTACCCGAATCCGAATTCGAATCATGGCTCCGCGACTCCGGCTACCTCGAAATCGTCGACCAGCGCTCCACCGACCTCCACCGCATCTCCACCGCCGCGAAGCCATCTGATTCCGCTGCCGAATCAGCCACCGCTAAAATTAGCAGCAGCGGAGCATTCCTCGTCTCGCGATTCTTCTCCCGCGTATGGACTCTGCTGTCGCTGCTCACCTTCAACCCTTTCGCGAAGCTCGCCGCCACCGATTTCTCCGGCGACACGCCGCCCTGGACTGTGGCTTTCTTCGGCTCCTCCGAATCGTACTCGTTCCCGTCCTCTCGCTCTCAGGCGCGCCTCCGTGTCCACGAGAACGTCAAGCGGTTCGCTCGCAACTACACCAcactcttcttcctcttctttgcTTGCTCGCT GTATCAGCTGCCTTTAGCTCTTTTTGGTCTTCTTTCGTGCTTGGCGCTTTGGGATGCATTTAGGTTCAGTGGTGGTCGATGGAGATTGGATGGATACCCTCTCTTGAGAGAAGCTCTGATTCGTGCTGCTCAATGCT TGGCCGCAGTAATTCTGTTTATTTCCAATGTCCAGTTCGCTGTATTCTGCGCTACTGGTGTCAGTTTTGCAG TCATGATTCTGCATGCTTCATTTAGGAAATTGACTCCAGCAAAGCAACCCGATCTAAGAGGTGGACAAAGGACGATGGCGAGGGGACATGGCTAA
- the LOC125202485 gene encoding probable membrane-associated kinase regulator 1: METNRRAKRIPSGDMFSFPVINQDEFEFGSVASPASPNSPADRLFANGKLLPHAFPAQAGNAFSYSYSRSTSRASSKDYSSLMSSRSNSTNSRTSTSTSTCSSARTSTSEASERRPLRARDHHYYGGGGAAVRRERVVRSPVVMSCQYQYGASRRWQLIAAAPALKQRGSSSSSAARRASDQSGAVADRKGAKKSKSNWFKRFVNACQECHAIKT; this comes from the coding sequence ATGGAGACCAATCGCCGGGCGAAACGCATCCCGTCCGGCGACATGTTCTCGTTCCCGGTCATAAACCAGGACGAGTTTGAATTCGGGAGCGTGGCATCCCCCGCGTCCCCGAACTCCCCGGCCGACCGCCTCTTCGCCAACGGGAAGCTTCTCCCGCATGCGTTCCCCGCGCAAGCGGGGAACGCCTTCTCCTACTCGTACTCGCGGTCGACTAGTCGGGCGAGTAGCAAGGACTACTCGTCGTTGATGTCGTCGCGGAGCAACAGCACCAACAGCAGGACCAGCACCAGCACCAGCACCTGCAGCAGCGCCCGCACGAGCACGAGCGAGGCCTCCGAGAGGCGCCCGCTGCGGGCTCGTGACCATCACTACTATGGCGGCGGTGGCGCCGCCGTGAGGAGAGAGAGGGTTGTTAGGTCGCCGGTGGTGATGAGCTGTCAGTATCAGTATGGGGCGTCGCGGCGGTGGCAGCTGATCGCGGCGGCGCCGGCGCTGAAGCAGCGGGGATCGTCGTCGTCCTCGGCGGCAAGGAGGGCGAGTGATCAGAGCGGCGCCGTTGCTGATCGGAAAGGGGCGAAGAAATCGAAATCTAACTGGTTTAAGCGGTTTGTGAATGCATGCCAAGAGTGCCATGCGATTAAGACTTGA